Proteins encoded together in one Luteimonas fraxinea window:
- a CDS encoding YraN family protein: MNDRRRDGAAVERAAAAHLQAAGLRPLAANIGFRGGELDLVMLDARGASRVVVFVEVRHRRTAAFGGGAASIDAGKRRRLVLAAQQFLMRERGLRDLPCRFDVVEASGDADAPTLRWIEDAFRADD, translated from the coding sequence TTGAACGACCGGCGGCGCGATGGCGCTGCCGTCGAGCGGGCAGCGGCCGCGCACCTGCAGGCCGCCGGCCTGCGCCCCCTCGCCGCGAACATCGGTTTCCGCGGCGGCGAACTCGATCTGGTGATGCTCGACGCACGCGGCGCGTCACGCGTCGTTGTGTTCGTCGAAGTCCGCCATCGCCGCACCGCGGCGTTCGGTGGTGGCGCGGCCTCGATCGATGCCGGCAAACGCCGGAGACTGGTGCTGGCTGCGCAGCAGTTCCTGATGCGCGAACGTGGGCTGCGGGATCTGCCGTGCCGGTTCGATGTGGTGGAAGCGAGCGGCGATGCCGATGCGCCGACGCTGCGGTGGATCGAGGATGCGTTTCGCGCGGATGATTGA
- the thiL gene encoding thiamine-phosphate kinase, translated as MAGEFDLIDRIRARIVARDDVVLGIGDDAALLQPPAGMQLVVAMDTLNAGIHFPHDTVPADIGWKALAVNLSDLAAMGATPAWCTLSLSLPEPDVAWVDAFLDGFDALARQHAVALVGGDTTRGPLSVCVTVFGFVSPDRALRRDGSRVGDDVWVSGTPGDAAAALAQWSSGRARDPALRARLDRPTPRVALGLRLSGFANAAIDISDGLLADLAHVCRASAVCAEIDIDALPVSDALRAAASEPDTRRTLQASGGDDYELCFTAPVSRRAAIAAAALDAGVSVSRIGRLVEGQGVVATAGGALWAPVRAGWDHFAG; from the coding sequence ATGGCCGGCGAGTTCGACCTGATCGACCGCATCCGCGCGCGCATCGTCGCGCGCGACGACGTGGTGCTGGGCATCGGCGACGATGCCGCGCTGCTGCAGCCGCCCGCCGGCATGCAGCTCGTCGTGGCGATGGACACGCTCAATGCCGGCATCCATTTCCCGCATGACACCGTTCCGGCCGACATCGGCTGGAAAGCGCTGGCGGTGAACCTGTCCGATCTCGCGGCGATGGGCGCCACGCCGGCGTGGTGCACGTTGTCGCTGTCACTGCCCGAACCGGATGTCGCGTGGGTGGATGCGTTTCTGGATGGTTTCGACGCGCTCGCGCGTCAGCATGCGGTGGCGCTGGTCGGCGGCGACACCACGCGCGGGCCGCTGTCGGTGTGCGTGACCGTGTTCGGCTTTGTTTCCCCTGACCGCGCGCTGCGGCGCGACGGCTCGCGTGTCGGCGACGATGTCTGGGTCAGCGGCACGCCGGGCGACGCCGCAGCGGCGCTCGCGCAATGGTCGTCAGGGCGCGCGCGTGATCCGGCGTTGCGCGCTCGGCTTGACCGGCCGACACCGCGGGTCGCGCTCGGTCTGCGTCTCTCCGGTTTCGCGAATGCCGCGATCGATATTTCCGATGGTCTACTGGCCGATCTCGCCCACGTCTGCCGCGCCAGCGCCGTGTGCGCCGAGATCGACATCGATGCGTTGCCGGTGTCGGATGCGCTGCGCGCCGCTGCGTCCGAACCGGACACGCGTCGCACGCTGCAGGCGAGTGGTGGCGACGATTACGAGCTCTGCTTCACCGCGCCGGTGTCGCGTCGTGCTGCGATTGCTGCCGCTGCGCTGGATGCGGGTGTGTCGGTGAGCCGGATCGGGCGCCTCGTCGAGGGGCAGGGCGTCGTCGCGACTGCGGGCGGCGCGCTCTGGGCGCCGGTGCGCGCTGGTTGGGATCACTTCGCCGGGTGA
- the nusB gene encoding transcription antitermination factor NusB, which produces MNQTRKPHGVDPVLRSRARRRALQAIYAMQMSGTEPREIVAQFAHEQAKEIADLAYFEDLVHGVGTRYRELDASLAPFLDRTIEEVDPIERAMLRIAAYELQHRIDVPYRVVIDEALKTVKRFGSEHGHTYVNGVLDRAAAEWRAPEVGALRGR; this is translated from the coding sequence ATGAACCAGACCCGCAAACCCCATGGTGTCGACCCGGTGCTGCGCTCGCGCGCGCGCCGCCGCGCGCTGCAGGCCATCTACGCGATGCAGATGTCGGGCACCGAGCCGCGCGAGATCGTCGCCCAGTTCGCGCACGAGCAGGCCAAGGAAATCGCCGATCTCGCGTACTTCGAGGATCTGGTCCACGGCGTGGGCACGCGCTACCGCGAACTCGACGCGTCGCTGGCGCCGTTCCTCGACCGCACGATCGAAGAAGTCGATCCGATCGAGCGCGCGATGCTGCGCATTGCCGCCTACGAACTGCAGCACCGCATCGACGTGCCGTATCGCGTCGTCATCGACGAGGCGCTGAAGACGGTCAAGCGTTTCGGTTCCGAACACGGCCACACCTACGTCAACGGCGTGCTCGACCGCGCCGCGGCGGAATGGCGCGCGCCGGAAGTCGGCGCGCTGCGCGGGCGTTGA
- the ribH gene encoding 6,7-dimethyl-8-ribityllumazine synthase, producing the protein MSYIEGDLRAPAGARYAIVASRWNPKITDALIAGARKAFADHGVAEDAVDVIRVPGAWEIPVVCARLAAAGAHAALLGLGCVVRGDTRHYEQVADGCSDALMRVALDSRVPVANGVLAVEDYVDAEKRAGGSHGNKGEEAALVAIEMSNLLDKIG; encoded by the coding sequence ATGAGCTACATCGAAGGCGACCTGCGCGCCCCGGCCGGCGCGCGTTACGCGATCGTCGCCAGCCGCTGGAACCCCAAGATCACCGACGCCTTGATCGCCGGCGCGCGCAAGGCTTTCGCCGATCACGGCGTCGCCGAGGACGCGGTCGACGTGATCCGCGTGCCGGGTGCCTGGGAGATCCCGGTGGTTTGCGCGCGGCTCGCTGCCGCCGGCGCACACGCCGCGCTGCTGGGCCTGGGCTGCGTGGTGCGCGGTGACACGCGCCACTACGAGCAGGTGGCCGACGGCTGCAGCGACGCGCTGATGCGCGTGGCGCTCGACAGCCGGGTGCCGGTCGCCAATGGCGTCCTCGCGGTCGAGGACTACGTCGACGCCGAAAAGCGGGCCGGTGGCAGCCACGGCAACAAGGGCGAAGAAGCGGCGCTGGTCGCCATCGAAATGAGCAACCTGTTGGACAAGATCGGATGA
- the ribB gene encoding 3,4-dihydroxy-2-butanone-4-phosphate synthase: MNFAPVPELLEEIRQGRMVVIVDDEDRENEGDLIMAAELVKPSDINFMVTHGRGLVCLPVTPSRAAQLGLAPMVRANTAQFQTNFTVSIEAAEGVTTGISAHDRAHTIRTAVKANAKPEDLHQPGHIFPLVAQPGGVLTRAGHTEAGVDLAMLAGLEPAGVLVEILNPDGSMARRPELEVFAREHGLKMGSIADLIAHRLATEHTVERIDEREIETEFGAFHLVTYRDRIAHELHFALVRGTPDADTPTLVRVQVENPLADLLHWRRDDFGVAGSDALRAIAEAGQGVMVVLSAPRDSDALLARLRKETVVRPPGKDKDVGQWRRNGAGAQILADLGLGRLRVLGTPRKQVGLAGYGLEVVEYVTA; the protein is encoded by the coding sequence ATGAACTTCGCCCCCGTCCCCGAACTGCTGGAAGAGATCCGCCAGGGCCGCATGGTGGTCATCGTCGATGACGAGGACCGCGAGAACGAGGGCGATCTGATCATGGCCGCCGAGCTGGTCAAGCCGTCGGACATCAACTTCATGGTCACCCACGGTCGCGGCCTGGTGTGCCTGCCGGTGACGCCCAGCCGCGCCGCGCAGCTGGGTCTGGCGCCGATGGTCCGCGCGAACACCGCGCAGTTCCAGACCAACTTCACGGTGAGCATCGAGGCCGCTGAAGGCGTGACCACCGGCATTTCGGCGCACGACCGTGCGCATACGATCCGCACCGCGGTGAAGGCGAATGCCAAGCCCGAGGATCTGCACCAGCCGGGCCACATCTTCCCGCTGGTCGCCCAGCCCGGCGGTGTGCTGACCCGCGCCGGTCACACGGAAGCCGGCGTCGACCTGGCAATGCTCGCCGGTCTCGAGCCGGCCGGCGTGCTGGTCGAGATTCTCAATCCCGACGGCAGCATGGCGCGCCGTCCGGAACTGGAGGTCTTCGCCCGCGAGCACGGCCTGAAGATGGGCTCGATCGCCGATCTCATCGCCCATCGCCTCGCCACCGAGCACACCGTCGAGCGCATCGACGAGCGCGAGATCGAGACCGAATTCGGCGCCTTCCATCTGGTGACGTATCGCGACCGCATCGCCCACGAGCTGCATTTCGCACTGGTGCGCGGTACGCCCGACGCCGACACGCCCACGCTGGTGCGCGTGCAGGTGGAGAACCCGCTCGCCGATCTGCTGCACTGGCGCCGCGACGATTTCGGCGTGGCCGGCAGCGATGCGCTGCGCGCGATCGCCGAGGCAGGGCAGGGCGTGATGGTGGTGCTGTCGGCGCCGCGTGACTCCGACGCCCTGCTGGCGCGCCTGCGCAAGGAAACCGTGGTCCGGCCGCCGGGCAAGGACAAGGACGTGGGCCAGTGGCGTCGCAATGGCGCGGGCGCGCAGATCCTCGCCGATCTCGGCCTCGGCCGGCTGCGCGTACTGGGCACGCCGCGCAAGCAGGTGGGCCTGGCCGGCTATGGCCTCGAAGTCGTCGAATACGTCACGGCCTGA
- a CDS encoding riboflavin synthase: MFTGLIEGVGRLVSTESRGGDARLRIAVGTLPFDGVAMGESIAVNGVCLTVVAFDDAHFEADASTETLSLTTLGALAPGRAVNLERAMRPTDRLGGHMVSGHVDGVGSVASVHDDARAQRWRFDAPAALLKYVAHKGSICVDGVSLTVNAVDATGFEVALVPHTVAHTAFGSTPVGEAVNLEVDLVARYVERLLSAGVVSAGASA; encoded by the coding sequence ATGTTCACCGGACTGATCGAAGGCGTCGGACGCCTGGTTTCCACCGAGTCGCGTGGCGGCGATGCGCGGCTGCGCATCGCGGTCGGCACGCTGCCCTTCGACGGCGTGGCGATGGGCGAGAGCATCGCGGTCAATGGCGTTTGCCTGACCGTGGTCGCGTTCGACGACGCGCATTTCGAGGCCGATGCCTCGACCGAAACCCTGTCGCTGACCACGCTCGGCGCGCTGGCGCCGGGCCGTGCGGTGAACCTGGAACGCGCGATGCGCCCGACCGATCGCCTTGGCGGCCATATGGTCAGCGGTCATGTCGACGGCGTCGGCAGCGTCGCTTCGGTGCACGACGATGCGCGCGCGCAGCGCTGGCGCTTCGATGCGCCGGCCGCGCTGCTGAAGTACGTCGCGCACAAGGGCTCGATCTGCGTCGACGGCGTCAGCCTGACGGTCAACGCCGTCGATGCCACCGGCTTCGAGGTCGCGCTGGTGCCGCACACCGTCGCGCATACCGCGTTCGGCAGCACGCCTGTCGGCGAGGCGGTGAATCTGGAAGTGGATCTCGTCGCGCGTTACGTCGAGCGTCTGCTCAGTGCGGGCGTCGTTTCTGCGGGAGCGTCGGCATGA
- the ribD gene encoding bifunctional diaminohydroxyphosphoribosylaminopyrimidine deaminase/5-amino-6-(5-phosphoribosylamino)uracil reductase RibD — MTDFTADDHRFMAQALRLAERGAWTTRPNPMVGCVLVASGEVVGEGFHVQKGGPHAEVVALQAAGDRARGATAYVTLEPCAHTGSTGPCADALIAAGVSRVVAAMRDPFPQVDGAGFDQLRAAGIEVESGLMETQARALNRGFLSRIERGRPWLRIKLACSIDGRTAMANGDSKWISGDASRADVMRWRARAGALLTGSGTVLADDPQLTVRLNEDTPFAVPLRVVLDAGLATIARGNVRDGAAPTLYVHAHDTKVPHGFDAPRVSMPRGADGQLDLHAVLATLGEGGINEIQVEAGATLSGAFLRAGLVDELLLYVAPMLLGERGRPLFDGLGIDTMAQRLHLQTIETRQVGDDLRLLLRPKPAS; from the coding sequence ATGACCGATTTCACCGCCGACGACCATCGCTTCATGGCGCAGGCGTTGCGCCTGGCCGAACGTGGGGCGTGGACGACGCGGCCCAATCCGATGGTCGGCTGTGTCCTCGTCGCCAGCGGCGAGGTGGTCGGTGAGGGGTTCCATGTGCAGAAGGGCGGCCCGCATGCGGAAGTGGTCGCGCTGCAGGCGGCCGGCGACCGTGCGCGGGGCGCGACGGCGTACGTGACCCTGGAGCCCTGCGCGCATACCGGCAGCACCGGGCCGTGTGCCGACGCGCTGATCGCGGCCGGGGTGTCGCGGGTGGTCGCCGCGATGCGCGATCCGTTCCCGCAGGTCGACGGTGCCGGCTTCGATCAGCTGCGCGCGGCGGGCATCGAGGTCGAATCCGGGCTGATGGAGACGCAGGCGCGTGCGCTCAATCGCGGCTTCCTGTCGCGCATCGAACGCGGACGGCCGTGGCTGCGGATCAAGCTGGCCTGCAGCATCGACGGACGCACCGCGATGGCGAACGGCGATTCGAAATGGATCAGCGGCGATGCGTCGCGCGCGGATGTCATGCGCTGGCGTGCACGTGCCGGCGCGCTGTTGACCGGCAGTGGCACGGTGCTGGCGGACGATCCGCAGCTGACCGTGCGCCTCAACGAAGACACGCCGTTCGCGGTGCCGCTGCGCGTGGTGCTGGACGCGGGCCTGGCGACGATCGCGCGCGGCAACGTGCGCGACGGCGCGGCGCCGACGCTGTACGTGCACGCGCACGACACCAAGGTGCCGCACGGCTTCGACGCGCCGCGGGTCTCGATGCCACGCGGCGCCGACGGCCAGCTCGACCTGCACGCGGTGCTGGCGACGCTGGGCGAGGGCGGCATCAACGAGATCCAGGTCGAAGCCGGCGCGACCCTGTCAGGCGCGTTCCTGCGCGCGGGCCTCGTCGACGAACTGCTGCTCTACGTCGCGCCGATGTTGCTGGGCGAGCGCGGTCGACCGCTGTTCGACGGCCTGGGCATCGACACGATGGCGCAGCGGCTGCATCTGCAGACGATCGAGACGCGCCAGGTGGGCGACGACCTGCGTCTGCTGCTGCGGCCGAAGCCGGCTTCGTGA
- the nrdR gene encoding transcriptional regulator NrdR, which yields MHCPFCQHTDTRVIDSRVSEDGATIRRRRECEACGERFSTLETIELKLPTIIKGDGRREPFDARKLRLSMDRALHKRPVSEEQIEATVRAVVHHLRMTAEREVSSRRVGEFVIAELRKLDHVGFVRFASVYRSFEDVADFREELDRLERDLPGDGQLPLLEGETVPAGKGSRRR from the coding sequence ATGCATTGCCCCTTCTGCCAGCACACCGACACCCGCGTGATCGATTCGCGCGTGTCCGAGGACGGCGCGACGATCCGTCGCCGTCGCGAGTGCGAAGCGTGCGGGGAACGTTTCAGCACGCTGGAGACGATCGAGCTCAAGCTGCCGACGATCATCAAGGGCGACGGGCGGCGTGAGCCTTTCGATGCGCGCAAGCTGCGCCTGAGCATGGATCGCGCGCTGCACAAGCGGCCGGTGTCGGAAGAGCAGATCGAAGCGACGGTGCGCGCGGTCGTGCACCACCTGCGCATGACAGCCGAACGCGAGGTGTCCTCGCGCCGGGTCGGCGAATTCGTCATCGCGGAACTGCGCAAGCTCGACCACGTCGGCTTCGTGCGGTTCGCGTCCGTGTACCGCTCGTTCGAGGACGTCGCCGATTTCCGCGAAGAACTCGACCGGCTCGAGCGCGATCTGCCGGGCGATGGCCAGCTGCCGTTGCTCGAAGGCGAGACGGTGCCGGCAGGCAAGGGCTCGCGCAGGCGCTGA
- the glyA gene encoding serine hydroxymethyltransferase, with protein sequence MFQRDARLESYDPELAQAIANEVRRQEDHVELIASENYCSALVMEAQGSQLTNKYAEGYPGKRYYGGCEYVDIAEQLAIDRLKQLFDADYANVQPHSGSQANQAVYFALLQPGDTILGMSLAHGGHLTHGAKVNASGKLFNAIQYGVDDSGLIDYDEVERLAVEHKPKMVVAGFSAYSQVVDWARFRAIADKVGAYLFVDMAHVAGLVAAGVYPTPVPHAHVVTSTTHKTLRGPRGGIIVASQQGAGEQFDEIAKKLQSIVFPGIQGGPLMHVIAGKAVAFKEALEPAFKTYQQQVVKNAQAMAKVIIERGYKIVSGGTENHLMLVDMIGKDVSGKDAEEALGRAHITVNKNSVPNDPRKPFVTSGLRLGTPAVTTRGYVEQDCTDLAHWICDVLDAPKDEGVIATVRDKVAAQCAKYPVYG encoded by the coding sequence ATGTTCCAGCGCGACGCCCGTCTCGAAAGCTACGATCCCGAACTCGCCCAGGCCATCGCGAACGAGGTCCGACGCCAGGAAGACCACGTCGAGCTGATCGCCTCGGAGAACTACTGCAGCGCGCTGGTGATGGAGGCGCAGGGCAGCCAGCTGACCAACAAGTACGCCGAAGGCTATCCGGGCAAGCGCTATTACGGTGGCTGCGAGTACGTCGATATCGCCGAGCAGCTCGCGATCGACCGTCTCAAGCAGCTGTTCGATGCCGACTACGCGAACGTGCAGCCGCATTCGGGCTCGCAGGCCAATCAGGCCGTCTACTTCGCGCTGCTGCAGCCGGGCGACACCATCCTCGGCATGTCGCTGGCGCACGGCGGTCATCTGACCCACGGCGCCAAGGTCAACGCATCGGGCAAGCTGTTCAATGCGATCCAGTACGGCGTCGACGATTCCGGCCTGATCGATTACGACGAAGTCGAGCGCCTTGCGGTCGAGCACAAGCCGAAGATGGTCGTCGCCGGCTTCTCCGCGTATTCGCAGGTCGTCGACTGGGCGCGCTTCCGCGCGATCGCCGACAAGGTGGGCGCGTACCTGTTCGTCGACATGGCGCACGTCGCCGGTCTTGTCGCGGCGGGCGTCTATCCGACGCCGGTGCCGCACGCGCACGTTGTCACTTCGACCACGCACAAGACCCTGCGCGGTCCGCGTGGCGGCATCATCGTGGCCAGCCAGCAGGGCGCCGGCGAGCAGTTCGACGAGATCGCCAAGAAGCTGCAGTCGATCGTGTTCCCCGGCATCCAGGGCGGTCCGCTGATGCACGTGATCGCCGGCAAGGCGGTCGCGTTCAAGGAAGCGCTGGAGCCCGCGTTCAAGACCTACCAGCAGCAGGTGGTCAAGAACGCGCAGGCGATGGCCAAGGTCATCATCGAGCGCGGCTACAAGATCGTGTCGGGCGGCACTGAGAACCATCTGATGCTGGTCGACATGATCGGCAAGGACGTCAGCGGCAAGGACGCGGAAGAAGCCCTCGGTCGCGCCCATATCACCGTCAACAAGAACTCGGTGCCCAACGATCCGCGCAAGCCCTTCGTGACCTCGGGCCTGCGCCTGGGCACGCCGGCGGTGACCACGCGCGGTTACGTCGAGCAGGACTGCACCGATCTCGCCCACTGGATCTGCGACGTGCTCGATGCACCGAAGGACGAAGGCGTCATCGCCACCGTGCGCGACAAGGTCGCCGCGCAGTGCGCGAAGTATCCGGTGTATGGCTGA
- the ettA gene encoding energy-dependent translational throttle protein EttA produces the protein MSQYIYTMNRVSKVVPPKRQIIKDISLSFFPGAKIGLLGLNGSGKSTVLKIMAGVDSDFEGEARAQAGTKVGYLAQEPELDPEMTVREAVEEGVGEVLQAQAALDKVYDAYAEEGADFDALAKEQERLEAILAAGDAHTLENQLDVAADALRLPPWEAKVGNLSGGEKRRVALCRLLLQKPDMLLLDEPTNHLDAESVEWLEQFLARYTGTVVAVTHDRYFLDNAAEWILELDRGRGIPWKGNYTEWLTQKDERLKQEDNQEKSRQKAIQKELEWSRQNAKGGRTKGKARLARLEELQSVDYQKRNETNELFIPPGERLGNAVMEFKGVTKKFGDRLLIDDLSMIIPPGAIVGIIGPNGAGKSTLFKMITGQEKPDSGQIVVGPTVQLSYVDQSRDALEGNHNVFQEISGGLDILNINGVEIQSRAYIGRFNFKGQDQQKLVGSLSGGERGRLHMAKTLLQGGNVLLLDEPSNDLDIETLRSLEDALLEFPGNTFVISHDRWFLDRIATHIIAFEGDSHVEFFQGNYREYEEDKRRRMGDDAGPKRLRFKALK, from the coding sequence ATGTCGCAATACATCTACACCATGAACCGCGTGTCCAAGGTGGTCCCGCCGAAGCGGCAGATCATCAAGGACATCTCGCTGTCGTTCTTCCCGGGCGCGAAGATCGGTCTGCTGGGCCTCAACGGCTCGGGCAAGTCCACCGTGCTGAAGATCATGGCCGGCGTGGATTCGGATTTCGAAGGCGAAGCCCGCGCGCAGGCCGGCACCAAGGTCGGCTATCTGGCGCAGGAACCCGAACTCGATCCGGAGATGACGGTCCGCGAAGCGGTCGAGGAAGGCGTGGGCGAAGTGCTGCAGGCCCAGGCTGCGCTCGACAAGGTCTACGACGCCTACGCCGAGGAAGGCGCCGATTTCGACGCGCTGGCCAAGGAACAGGAGCGCCTGGAGGCGATCCTCGCCGCGGGCGATGCGCACACGCTGGAGAACCAGCTGGACGTGGCCGCCGATGCGCTGCGCCTGCCGCCGTGGGAAGCCAAGGTCGGCAACCTGTCGGGCGGCGAGAAGCGCCGCGTCGCACTGTGCCGCCTTCTGCTGCAGAAGCCGGACATGCTGCTGCTCGACGAACCGACCAACCATCTCGACGCCGAGTCGGTGGAATGGCTGGAGCAGTTCCTCGCGCGCTACACCGGCACCGTCGTGGCGGTCACCCATGACCGTTACTTCCTCGACAACGCGGCCGAGTGGATCCTCGAACTCGATCGCGGCCGCGGCATCCCGTGGAAGGGCAACTACACCGAGTGGCTGACCCAGAAGGACGAGCGCCTGAAGCAGGAAGACAACCAGGAAAAGTCACGCCAGAAGGCGATCCAGAAGGAACTGGAGTGGTCGCGCCAGAACGCCAAGGGCGGCCGCACCAAGGGCAAGGCGCGTTTGGCCCGACTGGAAGAACTGCAGTCGGTGGACTACCAGAAGCGCAACGAGACCAACGAACTCTTCATCCCGCCGGGCGAGCGTCTGGGCAATGCGGTGATGGAGTTCAAGGGCGTTACCAAGAAGTTCGGCGACCGCCTGCTGATCGACGACCTGTCGATGATCATTCCGCCGGGCGCGATCGTCGGCATCATCGGTCCGAACGGCGCGGGCAAGTCCACGCTGTTCAAGATGATCACCGGGCAGGAAAAGCCGGATTCGGGCCAGATCGTCGTCGGTCCGACCGTGCAGCTGTCCTACGTCGACCAGAGCCGCGATGCGCTGGAGGGCAACCACAACGTCTTCCAGGAGATCTCCGGCGGTCTCGACATCCTCAACATCAACGGCGTCGAGATCCAGTCGCGCGCCTACATCGGCCGCTTCAACTTCAAGGGCCAGGACCAGCAGAAGCTGGTGGGCTCGCTGTCGGGTGGTGAGCGCGGTCGTCTGCACATGGCCAAGACCCTGCTGCAGGGCGGCAACGTGCTGCTGCTCGACGAACCGTCGAACGATCTCGACATCGAAACCCTGCGCTCGCTCGAAGACGCGCTGCTGGAATTCCCCGGGAACACGTTCGTGATCTCGCATGACCGCTGGTTCCTCGACCGCATCGCCACGCACATCATCGCGTTCGAAGGCGACAGCCACGTCGAGTTCTTCCAGGGCAACTACCGCGAGTACGAAGAAGACAAGCGCCGCCGCATGGGCGACGACGCGGGTCCGAAGCGTCTGCGGTTCAAGGCGCTGAAGTGA
- the map gene encoding type I methionyl aminopeptidase yields MTIQTLEELEGLKRAGALVARILSTMREQAVTGTTPRELDAIGADMLHDAGAQSAPVLTYGFPAATCISVNRVVAHGIPDATPLREGDLVNIDVSAELDGFFADTGASFVVGTASAAQQRLLDATREARDAAIAQLRAGELLSSIGRTIETVAARRGFRIIRNLQSHGVGRALHEAPGSIPGYFDPRDTRRLHDGMVITVEPFLATHATRTEDLDDGWSLICPKGFGAQFEHTVVVTHGAPIIVT; encoded by the coding sequence ATGACCATCCAGACCCTGGAAGAACTCGAAGGCCTCAAGCGCGCCGGCGCACTCGTCGCGCGCATCCTGTCGACGATGCGCGAGCAGGCAGTGACCGGCACGACGCCGCGCGAGCTCGACGCTATCGGCGCCGACATGCTGCACGACGCCGGCGCACAGTCCGCGCCGGTGCTGACCTACGGCTTCCCGGCTGCGACCTGCATCAGCGTCAATCGCGTCGTCGCCCACGGCATCCCTGACGCGACGCCGCTGCGCGAAGGCGATCTGGTCAACATCGACGTGTCTGCTGAACTGGACGGTTTCTTCGCCGACACCGGCGCGAGCTTCGTCGTCGGCACCGCGAGCGCGGCGCAGCAGCGTCTGCTCGATGCGACGCGCGAAGCGCGCGATGCCGCCATCGCCCAGCTGCGTGCGGGCGAACTGCTCAGCAGCATCGGCCGCACCATCGAGACCGTCGCCGCGCGCCGTGGTTTCCGCATCATCCGCAATCTGCAGAGCCACGGCGTCGGTCGCGCGCTGCACGAAGCGCCCGGGTCGATTCCCGGCTATTTCGATCCCCGTGACACCCGCCGCCTGCACGACGGCATGGTGATCACGGTCGAGCCCTTCCTGGCGACCCACGCCACACGCACCGAAGATCTGGACGACGGCTGGTCGCTGATCTGCCCGAAGGGCTTCGGGGCGCAGTTCGAACACACGGTCGTCGTCACTCACGGCGCGCCGATCATCGTCACCTGA
- the pyrF gene encoding orotidine-5'-phosphate decarboxylase has product MTHTFMQALRARWQSADTLVCVGLDPEPAKFPARFANDSDAVFAFCRDIADATAEYACAFKPQIAHFAALGAEDALQRLIAHLHATHPGVPVILDAKRGDIGSTAQRYVTEAFERFGADAVTVNPYLGRDSVQPFLDRSDKGVVILCRTSNPGAADLQDLPVAHAGGTRPLYQHVAETVARDWNGHGNVSLVVGATWPEQLREVRAIVGDMPFLVPGVGAQGGDVEAVVTHAKTADGTGLMVSSSRAILYASNGDDYADAAAREARTLRDAINRHR; this is encoded by the coding sequence ATGACGCACACCTTCATGCAGGCGCTGCGTGCGCGCTGGCAGTCCGCCGACACGCTCGTCTGCGTCGGTCTCGACCCCGAACCGGCGAAGTTCCCCGCGCGTTTCGCCAACGATTCCGATGCGGTGTTCGCGTTCTGCCGCGACATCGCCGATGCGACCGCCGAGTACGCCTGCGCGTTCAAGCCGCAGATCGCGCACTTCGCCGCGCTCGGCGCCGAAGACGCGTTGCAACGGCTGATCGCGCATCTGCATGCCACACACCCGGGCGTGCCGGTGATCCTCGACGCCAAGCGCGGCGACATCGGCAGCACCGCGCAGCGCTACGTCACTGAGGCCTTCGAGCGATTCGGGGCCGATGCGGTGACGGTGAATCCCTACCTCGGTCGTGATTCGGTGCAGCCGTTCCTCGACCGCAGCGACAAGGGCGTCGTGATCCTGTGCCGCACCTCGAATCCGGGCGCGGCCGATCTGCAGGACCTGCCGGTTGCGCATGCCGGTGGCACGCGTCCGCTGTACCAGCACGTCGCTGAAACCGTCGCGCGTGACTGGAACGGCCACGGCAACGTGTCGCTGGTCGTCGGTGCGACCTGGCCGGAGCAGCTGCGCGAAGTGCGCGCGATCGTCGGCGACATGCCGTTCCTGGTGCCGGGTGTCGGCGCGCAGGGCGGCGATGTCGAAGCGGTGGTCACGCATGCGAAGACCGCCGACGGCACCGGCCTGATGGTCAGTTCCTCACGCGCGATCCTTTACGCGTCGAACGGCGACGACTACGCGGACGCGGCGGCGCGCGAGGCGCGCACGTTGCGGGATGCGATCAACCGGCATCGCTGA